A segment of the Macrobrachium rosenbergii isolate ZJJX-2024 chromosome 8, ASM4041242v1, whole genome shotgun sequence genome:
atatatatatatatatatttatatatatatatatatatatatatatatatatatatatatatatatatatatatatatatatatatatatatatatatacagtatatatatgttacagggaacagatcaacactttttttttttgaaagtgtatgtAGCGTAATCTTTTgatctacttcaggaaaaagacgtgaaaaggttcaacccatgatcacactcatttttcctcttttctctctctctctctctctctctctctctctctctctctctctctcagcccgaatccctctctctcatcgtttatcgaagctcatccacccgacctctctcattctcacaagtaattaaatggactatttaaagaaacacaatcgttcttacaaaaaaataggtttattattcaaataacccaacaagaaatgaataaaacaaagcaaaaattaaaatgcataataaatgaattatcgagtcagataactaaactctaaactgcaaaacacttctgattaaagaagtctcattatggctaatagcatggaaatacccaaaatcacacatactcccaaatcaataactaaagtcatgtccaaaaaaaaaacagtctaccacaaatccacagacatctgtcgaaagaattaaacatgatagaaaactcccaaaaatacatgaaatacaaaacacaataatggaaagtgtaaaatgcatagccaagatatggcaaacataacacaacaaaataataatataaaagaggtatgaatattcatattaaatttcccacaccagttcaaaagttcataatgatcagaaagtcatggtaaaaatcacaagttcaattttctcccataaaaacagagatttgaaactctaccttatctgccgattttcaaagcctggaaccactccgaagctatgactggacaactgcagttctatcacgttaatgaacgatcaaattcacttttagggcagattttggcataatctagatcaaagtaacgcacgtactcacaaatatacataacgctccggagatcacctgatcgccaatattgctgagctttcgcgcagagagctgaggaatcaaactatttgctgaatacaaagattttgtaaCTGATgacttccatcagtaccatctcgcaccgaatCTTCCatgataacatcttaaagcattgaagctatgaaatgcatatatgtgtcctttaaatatatatatatatatatatatatatatatatatatatatatatatatatatatatatatatatatatatatatatatatatatatatatatatatgtacatggttgcatataaaagagagacaaacagaaatTTCCCCAGTACATAGTAACTACCATTACCATTAGCCCCTCGTTGagcgagtcagtagagttctcggctagcactctgctaggcccgagttcgagtctccggccggccaatgaacaattagaggaatttatttctggtgatggaaattcatttctcgctatagtgtggttcggattccacaataagctgtaggtcccgttgctaggtaacaattggttcttagccacgtaaaataagtctaatccttcgggccagccctaggagagctgttaatcaactcagtggtctggttaaactgaggtatacttaactttaaccatcAGCTCGTCAGAGGAAGAGAAGGCAGTGGGTATTTAGAAAACGTCATATCATTGAATTTTAATAAGTTTAACTAGTGAGCACTTGTTTACGTGTAAAATTGCATAACCTGCATATAAGGAATATTGTGCTTGCATGTTTCTTTCCCATTAATAAGTTCTTGCAGTGGTGATGCTGTTAAGGTAAAACTGAGGGTATCCCTTCCCCTTACTGACAGAGATAATAACAATCCGCGTGCATTTGGAAGCACCTCTCATTATGCCGAACCTGATTCTGACATCTTAATCTTTCCAGCGCTATTTTCTTTAAACCACAACTCATCCTTAGAGATATGATCACTTCACATATGTTCAAATATTTACGTATTGAGGGACAAATTTTAGAGAATTGGGAAATAATCGtgatacatataatattatagtcATTGTGGTAGAAGCTACTGAATTCCTCTTCGTTTTCTCGGAAGCAAGCTATATGTTCATTTCATCCTCACCGGAATATGTTTAAATAACTTACACAAGGTAATGAATCTTAGGATATAAATACATTAAGTTTGAATATTcccatttgtatacatataaatgcatatgcaaCAGGAAACTGAAACGACATAAGCACAAAAATGTAGGAACTGATCATCCTGGAAGAGATTGAGGGTAATCTAGGAGGAGTTAAATGAAACCTGAGGTCAAACCGGTTAAATGGAATAGTTAAGAACatttttcgtttctctttttttctggaaGAAGTCTTTTTTCGTTATATTCTGTTTACAAAACAATTCTCAGAAGAAAGACGCCaagtgggagtttttttttttttttgtataaaattccaACACTTTTAGCAAAGTTtaaatgttttttgtgtgtaatataaagACTGACGATTGAAGATAATTCGAGCTGAACAtttatgataatcatcatcatcagaagaagaagaaggatccctgtgtgtgtttttcgtgctaaaattcataaattattcatatcAGCACCGATTTCATAGTAATTAACCTtatgaataaacatatttattattatacaggaTTGTTAGAAATGCAGTTGAAAATGTTCCTCCTTATTCTCCTTGCTGTTAACATTCTGTCACTCTGCCCAAAGCACTTACAGTTTAAAGTGAACTTTAGAGTAACActgcatttttaaagttttatatgtattcattttttcgCATTCTGTTCCAGTGAAGCAGAACCGATGAAATAGAGAAAGCAATCCACTTTCAGCTGAActagaaaaaaggggaaaaataaagagGTTTCAGCGGAATTTTTTTATGGCATAcaattttactttctatttcatTCGCTTCAGAAAACAAGTGTGAGTTAAAAACGACCTTTCCTGCTCTCTTTGCTTCCTCTTCCTTTCAGTGAAAACATATCGTTCTGGAGTTCTGTGGATTCTGTTCACGTCtcgtttttttcatttctttttattttgaaatacatttataaCGTTATCATCTTGCCTAATACCTAGTTTTCATAATTACGTCAGACATAATATTCGAGACCATTAACAAACGAacccactaagagagagagagagagagagacagagagagacagacaggcagacagacagacagagacagagacatagAATATTCATAATGCAAAACGCCCACTTCAGGATTTCTTATGTATGTACGCCTCAGTATTGCTTCTCAGAAGCGGCAGCTCTATAAGCGGCAATGTGGGAGTGATTTTGTATCCCTTACAGCCAAGCAAATTCAGCCTTACTGGTCGTCAAGGAAGTGGAAAGACTGCCAGGTTCGACGATAAAATGCGTCTTTATGCCCCACTTAGTACACATGACTCAGAAtcttataaaataagtaaaaaatgcgccgaaatttcttcggctcattcgagttttctgtagagcgtatgatgctgtatgaaagtctcagccgcaggccatgaaactttcagccacggcccggtggtaaccTGTGTTgatggcacctatagcggtgccagacgcacaatcatgggtaactttaaccttaaataaaatataaactactgagggtaaagggctgcaatttggtatgtttgatgattggagggtggatgatcaacataccagtttgtagccctctagtctcagtggtttttaagatctgagggtggacagaaaaatgccCACCAGATACGccatcaaaactatatatatatatatatatatatatatatatatatatatatatatatatatatatatatatatatatatatatatatatatatatatatatataggcttttatcttttacaaaatacTGAAGAGTATGAAACTTCATAAAATCTAATACCGAGAGGATATAAAATAGATTGTGCATGATACCTTGGCTaaaagcaatgatttttttttatatgatgacgTTACGTCTTCCAGCGATAAAGAATTATAAAGAATCATTagggaattaagaaaaatatcaggaaaagtatatttttatataagttttgacTGCTATTTTCTGACAACCAACATATGCGTTTGTGACAAAACCAGATGTCAAAGGATTAATAACCATTTTAGAGCAGACGGACCAACagatacatacgtatatatacacacgtatatatatatatatatatatatatatatatatatatatatatatatatatatatatatatgtatatatacatacacacacatatacacacacacacacacacacacacacacacacatatatatatatatatatatatatatatatatatatatatatatatatatatatatatatatatatatatatatatatatatatatatatacatatacacacatacatatatatcccgTTTACATTAATTCCACACCTCAAATCCAGCAACATAACCACAGAAAGATAATTGCATCTCGAAAGAAAAATGTTCTCCAGCTGTAAAGATTTCTCCCCGATATAGAGATGAGGATCCCGAAATCTGTATATTGGACTCCCCTGATGAAGGAAAGGAGAGATATTGCAGTAGGGGACAATGAGAACAAGGGGACGAAACCAAGTTGATAAGAGCAGATAATGGATGGCGGAAGGGAAGGGGACGATTAGGGAGGGAGGGGGTCACCACGattataaagtattttctttttatgtggaGGAGAAAGAGCTGTCCCTTTTGGCCTCCTATATTTCCTCTCTGGCTAAACAGATCCTGTGATATTCAAAGGGACAAATCAATGGATGAAAGGTTATATAATTATCTAAGGAAATATGTGCTTCTTCAACAGAGAAAGCAATGTTGCGAAGTGAATATGCttgttttcaataaataataaaatggaaatggatACTTAGAGGATATGATTTTCTTTACATGCCATGATAAgggatttttatattaaaaaaactgacaCTATCAAAACCTGACAATTccattgaagaaaatggaagattcATAGAAACagcaatactaataaaaaataaaaatgatttgtcCTCAGAGTACCTCCGGTAATCATATACTCCTTtcgtttgtgtgcttgtgtatgtatgagaaATTTGTGTATCTTTCCTTAACGGTCTGataattttactttgtttatccTTGCTACTGTATATCTAATTTCTTGAAAgctatgaaatttctctctctctctctctctctctctctctctctctctctctctctctctctctctctctcgtcgcggGCGCGAGTActattatattcaattcaaattttgttgtattctagCAAAGAATTTTCAACTAATAAAGCCTCATCTATAGGGCAAATTTTGCTTCAAACGTccagagaaataaaggaaaggttAAACGTGACAAAATGTTATCGGATATGTGATCAGAACCTTAAGGGACACTAAACTCTACTCTCTTACTGAAAAGGtctgaaaatattgaataatataaaGTAGTTGAAGTTAATTGATAGGGCTGATTatgagaaaagagaggaagagagcgcGGAAAACTGTGTATTATGTTTCAGTAAGACTGAGAAACCAGGGATTTCGCATTTcgcgaaatccctgaaattttcaaggatttcgtgaaatcaccaattcactctGGGATATttaatccccgaggggctagtactaaacataacaaaacaatgattcatctacactgttttgccgtgtttagtactagctcctcggggatcaaatgtccctaagtgtaaTTGATCacctttgatccccgagggctagcactaaacacggtgaaacacatttgatccccaaggggctagtactaaacacggcgaaacagtgtagatgaatcactgtttcgctgttttagtactagcccctcggggatcaaatgttccgaaattaattggtgatttcacgaattccctgaaaatttcaggtatCTCGTGAAATCtatggtttcacaatcttactgtaacatatacaagTCAATGAATCTGTCTCGGAAATGAAAACACGATTGTGTTATGATGTCAGTTATCTCATTTCTGACAAATCGAAATATGGTTTCCAACCTAAAACGGCaaagatgttttatatatttgttcaattcagaatgataaaatattcatgttcCTTTACAGTCCATGATATTCATAATTCAAGGCGCATTTATGGTTAGgtactttcaaatgaaatttcctGGCAATAGTAAGTGTTCGGATACCTGTTGAAATCCATTAGATCTTTGCACGAGTGCATTTCTTTAGCATTCCGCCTGGTTGTCTACCTTCTCAAAATGTAAATTCAGTTCCTTgagttatttattaatatgttttgcTCCGGTTCAACAACACAATCTGGTCAAAATGTTGTTTGACCCACGTGATTACAGACTTTTCCATAACCGATTAATATGATATCATTTAGccattaataatataatgatataatcgATGACATCATAACAAAACCatgctgaaataataaaatgagagttTTAAATATTGTGTTAATATAGGTAAATTTTACCAAATGCAGCGCTTGAAAGTGCATAGACCATACAAGTGCATATTTCATACAATAATCATAACTAGGGAAAGATCACAGTACTGGTGAGAGCCGTGGTATTATAGACGATAGCCAATGAAGAAAAGTCAACAGTGCAGATAAACATATAGAAACCTAATTTATTTCTTCACCGGAAAAGATAACAAGCAGCATTAATAAGCACAGTTAACTCAAAGGAATGGGAATAATGAtcagatgaagaaaaaagaaaatcaatacgcATTTAAGCGACGTCTGCAGCTTTACATTAAGTGATCGGAACATTCGTAATTGACTCGAATCGCTGATACTGTGGTTTCTAATGTAAATGCTTAATGAGTGGACGCAATCAGACAGTTACACTGGAGTAATGAAGAGCCATGAAGGCCATCCATTAATGAACactaaaatgagatataccaaaataatTGCCCTTGACCAAAAGGGCTCACTGAATAGAGGCCAGTCTGCAGACTTGGGAAAATAGTGCCAGATACACAGAATGGTTAGTGATGTAAATAGAAGAAAGATGATagtgaaacagaaagaaaaaatgtcgatgagaaagaggaagaagtgaatCAAAATAAATGGGTAAGAGTGACACAATGAGTAATCAAGATGGGAtagtaagaagtaaaaaaaaaaataacgtatcTTCCTGTTGCAAGACAATTGGAGCACGGATTTATTTGAGACGCTGGATACATCGTGTTGAAAAATGGATGGTTTCTTTTGGCGCTTTTTAGTTTCCACCTCTTCAATGTCTGGTGCAATTTCAATCATGTTTGTTGCAGTTTTTCTGGCtttttcccaaatgagagaaaagATATCTTCCTCCCTGCACTTTTTGAGGGTTTCTAGTGTAGCATCACAAGTGATCTTTGCAGTCATCACGTCAACATCATGACCCTGCAGGTATCTAGCCAGGGCATTTGTGTTGGAAAAGATCACTTTTAAAGTGTGCAAGCCAAGGATGAACTGGAACTCAAGCATAGCTTTGACAAGACCCTTTGCATCCACAGAAGTTTTGGCATCTTTTTCCTAAGACAACTCTATTAGAACAAGTAGGATTCTCTCAGGTTGTTGCTCTACAGCTTTCACAGCCTCCCATCTACAGGACCAGCGTGTCTCACTTAGAGACTTCAATTTGATGTATGGACTGTATGGTGTTGGGTCAATATCTGGCATGTGTACAGAACGGAGAACATTCTCTCGCTTAGGTGTATTAAAGAAGTTTTGGATGGACTGGACAACTGCAAGAGCATTCCTGATGACAGTATTTTCCTGCAATGTATCCTGTAGTGCAAGGTTGAGTAAGTGCTCATAACAGTGGACATAGATGGCCTTGGGTGCAACCTCTTGCACTCTTGTAGCCACACCTTTCTCTTTGCCACTTATGTTAGATGCCCCATCATAGCACTGGCCAACTACATCCTCAATTCTCAGCTCCATTTTGTGAAGTACATCCAATACCAGTTGGAAGAGTGCCTTTCCCTTTGCAGACTTTACTTCATGGAAGCCAACGAAGGTTTCTGCTGGCTGACCATTGTGTATATAGTGCAAACACACAGACACTTGCTCCTTGTTGCTGACATCTGTTGTTTCATCTACTATGAGGCTAAACTTCCCAGTTTTTCCCACAGCTTTAGATATGTCCTTTAGAACAAGGTCAGATGCAATATTTAGAATCTCATTCTGGATGTTTGGTGAGAGCCACTGCTGATGTGTTGCCAGCTGAGAAGTTAATCTCTCGGCAAGCCATGGGATGTCCTACATCGAAGATGCAAAAGTTCTATCAAGTTTCCTCGATTTACCTCTGAATCCTGTCCAATGTTGGACCTATCTTCTGAATGCCCTCTTTGGGGAATGTTTTGTTGTGCAGTGAAAAGGATGGACTCGACAATCACTCTGAGATAGGCTCCGTTCTTTTGGACCATGTCTCTGTGAGCATTATCAAGTTGGACCAAAACTGAcgtttcttgtcttttgtttctcttcagtGCAATCCATTTTGACATGGCTAATTTGTGACTGTTGCTCTGAGCATGCTTGCCAGTCTTTCAGGCTTTTTCCAGTTGCTGAATGCAAAGGAATGATCACTGAGAAATTTTTCACAGGGGAAGCACACAATTGATGGTGAGACccgagcgtctctctctctctctctctctctctctctgcctcttgcACGACATAAATTATTTGTTCATAATATTAGCTTGTAACATATTCTATAACTAccttacatattatatatactctcaaTTGTAATGGTAATTCACATgcgattatttattatttggttaCAAATAcaggtttatatttatttttattcttatgcttattaaaaaaaagctttcccGAATGCCCAAATATCTCAAACATTTGCCCGacaagtttatttttacttttattcttgttatttatttattttttattcatgattattttattttatataaaataaaaaattccttccCCGAATGCCCGAATATCTCGACCGATTTGCCTGAACTTTAGCCGATTCCCGGACCCAGGCGGGGCAATTGCCCCCTCTGGGCCCCTGGCTGGTACGCCTATGGCCTGGACccaaccaaggtctagagagaaTAGTCTATACTCTCTAAACCTAGGACCCAACCACGTGCGACGGaacaaaggaatttcatcttttatagCACCGTTAAATGATTACATTTTATAATCTATTATGATTCACGTGTGCCCATGgttgtaattaatttttgaactattgttattatttgttaagtaaatgtagCTAATCGTTAACCGAGTATAATTACAGCTTACAGTAAATTGACGAAGGTAAATAATCAAGGTTAGCATTCccagtcttttcattcttttcagtttttgtattatTGTCACCTATTTTATAGAAGTCCGTCGCGATGCCAGGCCGGCAACTAGCAGTGATATAATTAATTTATGGCTTCATCGTCTTAAAAGCCAAAATTTCAGTCTAATTACTTTTTAATCCATAATAGGGAGAGGACTGTGCCCGTAGACTTGATACATGCAGCGGTGCTCcaattttacaaatacaaatatgtatatatatatatatatatatatatatatatatatatatatatatatatatatatatatatatatatatatatatatatatatatatatatatatatatatatatatatatatatatatatatatatatatatatatatatatatatatatatattatatctatacacTTTACCCATCTATATATCAGTTTTCAAGTAAAAATGAGTTTCATGAAACAATAATTAGAAATGCAAATTACCTCTCTTTCCACTCAGCTAAGCCGAAATCTCAAGACCTTATCTTCAGTCGCTCATCTCTGTGGCAAGTCATTCCGAAAAATACATGACAGTCTGATGGCAGATATTGCCAGCTCTAATATCCAGGATGTGAAATCACCGGGACATCTGATAGTGCCGAGATACAGCCATTACTTAACGAGGCATTCTCCGGAAACTACCAGATTTCTCGCAACatcatatattataatttctggATTTCAATGCACTTGATATTTCGTGAGACACAtatcacatcagagagagagagagagagagagagagtttcctaagACTAACAAGAGTGAATATAAGTAGGGTTATGAGGTACATGTATAGGATGATAAAGCTGAGTGGTACAATAATATAGGTAATAAAGGAACCGAAGAATAGGGAATCAGTGATAAGGAAAAGCTACTAAAGGTAGAGGTTAAAGGAAAAAAGGCGAGAAAGAAAAACTAATCGAATCTGCGTTGGGAACAAAAGGGGGAAAAGTATTTGTAGGTGAAAAAGTATtgcaaagaataaaacaaatgaatctgAACATAATGAAGGACAAAGCAGCTGAACACCTGACCTGTCAGAACATGGGGAAGggtgaggaagagaggaagaagagttCTAAAAGATCCAACTACGGGAAGAATGAAgagggaaaaattttaaaactatgaaATAATGAATTGTGTAAAATAAGAGAGAGTATAATAAGTTATCAACGGAAAGGCAAGATGTTAAATCTGCCaaggaagaagcaaaaaaaaaaaaaaaacccataggCCCATTTTACAAAGCAGGAAACGTTATCTTTATAGGATTAACACCGATGAAGACAGCGCTcgtaaaactattgagatggctttgtctgtccgccctcgctttttctgtccgccctcacatcttaaaaactactgaggctatacggctgcaaattggtatgatgatcatccaccctccaatcatctaacatatcaaattgcatccaactagtctcagtagtttttatttgatttaaggttaaagttagccatgatcctgcgtcaggcaccgctataggtgccaacaacacaggccaccaccaggccgtggctgaaagttccatgggtcTCGGCTGAGAGTaccacgggccgtggctgagagtttcatacagcattaaacgctgtacagaaaactcgattgcgccgaatcaacttcggcgcattcttatTTAAATCATCTTGACGGGCAGCGGAAGGGGAGTCGGCAACTATGCTTCCTTCCAATCATAGAAAGGATATCTGCAGCAAAGGGAGTGGCTTAATGAAACTTGCAACACTGATATCCATTGATTCTCAGTTATTCCTCCCGTGATCCACC
Coding sequences within it:
- the LOC136841078 gene encoding zinc finger MYM-type protein 1-like, coding for MSKWIALKRNKRQETSVLVQLDNAHRDMVQKNGAYLRVIVESILFTAQQNIPQRGHSEDRSNIGQDSEDIPWLAERLTSQLATHQQWLSPNIQNEILNIASDLVLKDISKAVGKTGKFSLIVDETTDVSNKEQVSVCLHYIHNGQPAETFVGFHEVKSAKGKALFQLVLDVLHKMELRIEDVVGQCYDGASNISGKEKGVATRVQEVAPKAIYVHCYEHLLNLALQDTLQENTVIRNALAVVQSIQNFFNTPKRENVLRSVHMPDIDPTPYSPYIKLKSLSETRWSCRWEAVKAVEQQPERILLVLIELS